A single region of the Streptomyces vilmorinianum genome encodes:
- a CDS encoding MFS transporter, protein MSREQRGPNEKLGTVLALAGISNAGLARRVNDLGAQRGLTLRYDKTSVARWVSKGMVPQGAAPHLIAAAIGQKLGRPVPLHEIGLADADPAPEVGLAFPRDVGEAVRSATDLYRLDLAGRRAGGGGIWQSLAGSFAVSAYATPASRWLITPADSSVERLLEPADGPDAAPAADGPETGPHPRVGHSDVAKLREAAEDARRWDSKYGGGDWRSSMVPECLRVDAAPLLLGSYSDEVGRALFGATAELTRLAGWMAFDTGQQEAAQRYYIQALRLARAAADVPLGGYVLASMSLQATYRGFADEGVDLAQAALERNRGLATARTMSFFRLVEARAHAKANDGTAAAAALKAAEGWLERSRDGDPDPTWLGFYSYDRFCADAAECYRDLKAPRQVRRFTEQALSRPTEEFVRSHGLRLVVSAVAELESGNLDAACAAGTRAVEVAGRISSARTTEYVRDLLHRLEPYGDEPRVMELRERARPLLVAPA, encoded by the coding sequence ATGTCCAGGGAGCAACGCGGGCCGAACGAAAAGCTCGGCACGGTTCTCGCCCTCGCGGGAATCAGCAACGCCGGCCTCGCCCGGCGCGTCAACGACCTCGGCGCGCAGCGTGGTCTGACACTTCGTTACGACAAGACGTCGGTGGCCCGGTGGGTGTCGAAGGGCATGGTGCCGCAGGGCGCCGCCCCGCACCTGATCGCCGCCGCGATCGGCCAGAAGCTCGGCCGCCCCGTGCCGCTGCACGAGATCGGCCTCGCGGACGCCGACCCGGCGCCCGAGGTGGGTCTCGCCTTCCCGCGCGACGTGGGCGAGGCCGTCCGCTCGGCGACCGACCTGTACCGGCTTGATCTCGCCGGGCGACGGGCCGGCGGTGGCGGGATCTGGCAGTCGCTGGCCGGCTCCTTCGCGGTGAGCGCGTACGCGACCCCCGCCTCCCGCTGGCTGATCACGCCCGCCGACTCCTCCGTGGAGCGCCTGCTGGAACCCGCCGACGGACCAGACGCCGCCCCGGCGGCCGACGGGCCCGAGACCGGCCCCCACCCGCGCGTGGGGCACAGCGACGTCGCCAAGCTCCGCGAGGCCGCCGAGGACGCGCGCCGCTGGGACTCCAAGTACGGGGGCGGCGACTGGCGTTCCTCGATGGTGCCGGAGTGCTTACGTGTCGACGCCGCGCCGCTGCTGCTCGGCTCGTACTCGGACGAGGTCGGCAGGGCCCTGTTCGGCGCGACCGCGGAGCTGACCCGGCTGGCCGGCTGGATGGCCTTCGACACCGGCCAGCAGGAGGCCGCCCAGCGCTACTACATCCAGGCGCTGCGCCTGGCCCGCGCCGCCGCCGACGTGCCGCTCGGCGGATACGTCCTCGCCTCCATGTCGCTCCAGGCCACCTACCGGGGCTTCGCCGACGAGGGCGTGGACCTCGCCCAGGCCGCCCTTGAGCGCAACCGCGGGCTCGCCACCGCCCGCACCATGTCCTTCTTCCGGCTCGTCGAGGCCCGTGCACACGCGAAGGCCAACGACGGGACGGCCGCGGCGGCCGCGCTCAAGGCCGCCGAGGGCTGGCTGGAGCGCTCGCGCGACGGCGACCCGGACCCGACCTGGCTGGGCTTCTACTCGTACGACCGGTTCTGCGCGGACGCCGCCGAGTGCTACCGGGACCTGAAGGCCCCGCGCCAGGTGCGCCGCTTCACCGAGCAGGCGCTGTCCCGGCCCACGGAGGAGTTCGTCCGCTCACACGGGCTGCGGCTCGTGGTGTCGGCGGTCGCCGAGCTGGAGTCGGGCAATCTGGACGCGGCGTGCGCGGCCGGCACGCGCGCGGTGGAGGTCGCGGGCCGGATCTCGTCGGCCCGCACCACCGAGTACGTACGGGACCTGCTCCACCGGCTCGAACCGTACGGGGACGAGCCGCGGGTCATGGAGCTGCGCGAGCGGGCGCGTCCGCTGCTCGTGGCCCCGGCGTGA
- a CDS encoding asparagine synthase-related protein: MRWLVGWSSVAASFGTVGAVGGAASEGRTVHPVGAQLLWGDPDPLWAVGDWRPDEVRVVRVDEHTRLAVLGCCAASDEELRVGLLTARGGALRHLTAWAGSYTAVVQVGRRVTVTGDLAGARPVFHTPWANGTAYATAALPLADLIEAQLDIGHLAALLACPETPEALRDSTPYEGVKRVPPGHALILREGSREITGYEPVASLAVAAAQIEPRRAVEGVRDALVDAVRARLTAPRHAPESPLPDPGPVPGMGPAERRAARGGGPAPGIGADLSGGSASGTLALLAAGLPGVPGTILGHGTGAGERLLAVTFNDLTAHGGPGGEEELERARVIAANPRLHHVVVAAGEEALPYAELDGPLTDEPGPSLVVAGRHRRRLAGGSADHFTGLGARQVLDAHPARLADLLMDRRRRSLVRPVTALAKATGPSAGSLLVPLTVYRAARRLARTPYRSGLEEAATRLLDANRPGPGAVGPLEASLSALTWSRPGPAARWLTGEALAEVSVRLTRAATLPTSVQRPGEARARAALARAAGDQRVLEQAAEIRSQRLHAPFLDNQVVRACRALPESLRVQPGARASVLRTVLAGAGIHDLPPGWGAPNPAVPSSAARAGLRTALPDLMALFDAPLLADAGLIEARVVRKALRAASEGEPVPLDGLADLVSTELWLRRLLARRGTCWTGTAAPRQRAVVGPLVPSARRSLLA; the protein is encoded by the coding sequence ATGCGATGGCTGGTGGGCTGGAGCAGTGTCGCCGCGAGCTTCGGAACGGTCGGTGCCGTGGGGGGCGCGGCATCCGAGGGGCGCACCGTGCACCCCGTGGGCGCACAGCTTCTGTGGGGTGACCCCGATCCGTTGTGGGCGGTCGGCGACTGGCGCCCCGACGAGGTGCGGGTGGTCCGTGTCGACGAGCACACCCGCCTTGCCGTCCTGGGGTGTTGCGCCGCGAGCGACGAGGAGCTGAGGGTCGGCCTGCTCACCGCGCGCGGTGGCGCGCTGCGCCATCTCACCGCCTGGGCCGGCAGCTACACCGCCGTCGTCCAGGTCGGCCGGCGGGTCACCGTCACCGGCGATCTCGCGGGCGCGCGGCCCGTGTTCCACACCCCGTGGGCGAACGGCACGGCGTACGCCACCGCCGCCCTGCCCCTCGCGGACCTCATCGAGGCCCAGCTCGACATCGGTCACCTGGCCGCGCTGCTGGCCTGCCCCGAGACCCCGGAGGCGCTGCGCGACTCCACACCGTACGAAGGGGTGAAGCGCGTCCCGCCCGGGCACGCGCTGATCCTGCGCGAGGGGTCGCGCGAGATCACCGGGTACGAGCCGGTGGCCTCGCTCGCGGTCGCCGCGGCCCAGATCGAGCCGCGCCGGGCGGTGGAGGGCGTACGGGACGCGCTGGTCGACGCCGTACGGGCCCGGCTCACCGCGCCCCGGCACGCGCCGGAGTCGCCGCTGCCGGACCCCGGGCCCGTCCCCGGCATGGGGCCCGCCGAGCGGCGGGCGGCCCGGGGCGGCGGACCCGCGCCCGGGATCGGCGCGGATCTGTCCGGAGGCAGCGCGTCCGGAACGCTGGCCCTGCTGGCGGCCGGGCTCCCCGGGGTGCCCGGGACGATCCTCGGCCATGGCACGGGCGCGGGCGAACGGCTGCTGGCCGTCACCTTCAACGACCTGACGGCCCACGGCGGTCCGGGCGGCGAGGAGGAGCTGGAGCGGGCCCGGGTGATCGCGGCGAACCCCCGGCTGCACCACGTCGTCGTGGCGGCGGGCGAGGAGGCCCTGCCCTACGCGGAGCTGGACGGCCCGCTGACCGACGAGCCCGGTCCCTCGCTCGTCGTCGCCGGCCGGCACCGGAGGCGCCTCGCGGGCGGCAGCGCGGACCACTTCACGGGTCTGGGGGCCCGTCAGGTCCTGGACGCGCATCCGGCGCGCCTCGCCGACCTGCTGATGGACCGGCGGCGCAGGTCGCTGGTGCGTCCGGTGACGGCGCTCGCCAAGGCCACGGGCCCCTCCGCCGGCTCGCTCCTCGTCCCGCTGACGGTCTACCGGGCGGCGCGCCGCCTCGCCCGTACGCCCTACCGCTCGGGCCTGGAGGAGGCGGCGACGCGGCTCCTCGACGCGAACCGTCCGGGCCCCGGGGCAGTCGGCCCCCTGGAGGCGTCCCTCTCCGCCCTGACCTGGTCGCGCCCCGGTCCGGCGGCGCGGTGGCTGACGGGTGAGGCGCTGGCTGAAGTATCGGTTCGCCTGACGCGGGCGGCGACGCTGCCGACGTCGGTGCAGCGGCCGGGGGAGGCACGCGCGCGTGCGGCGCTCGCCCGTGCCGCGGGTGACCAGCGGGTCCTGGAACAGGCGGCCGAGATCCGCAGCCAGCGGCTGCACGCGCCGTTCCTCGACAACCAGGTGGTACGGGCCTGCCGGGCCCTGCCCGAGTCGCTGCGGGTCCAGCCGGGGGCCCGGGCGTCCGTCCTGCGCACGGTCCTCGCGGGGGCGGGCATCCACGACCTGCCGCCCGGCTGGGGCGCGCCGAACCCCGCCGTGCCGTCCTCGGCCGCCCGCGCGGGCCTGCGCACGGCGCTCCCGGACCTGATGGCCCTCTTCGACGCCCCGCTCCTCGCCGACGCGGGCCTGATCGAGGCCCGCGTGGTCCGCAAGGCGCTGCGCGCGGCCTCCGAAGGCGAACCGGTCCCGCTGGACGGCCTCGCCGACCTCGTCTCCACCGAACTCTGGCTCCGCCGCCTCCTCGCCCGCCGCGGCACCTGCTGGACAGGCACGGCGGCCCCACGCCAACGCGCGGTGGTGGGCCCTCTGGTGCCGTCGGCACGGCGGTCGTTGCTGGCCTGA
- a CDS encoding PrsW family intramembrane metalloprotease has protein sequence MSNVSNDVPVPARDTEEPAFAGVPDRAHWRYRPRRAFWRSKVVRAVAVITLLALCALVILALVREQTGTEGFLVGLGLAVLPVPLLMAAFRWLDRVEPGPWRNLIFAFAWGAFAAALVAILANSFAVRWIATATADPASADTLGATVVAPVVEESAKAAAVLLLFLFRRRDFTGLVDGVVVAGFTATGFAFTENILYLGNAFGEDQEFGSSGLGSVTAGTFFVRIVMSPFAHPLFTVLTGLGFGFAALAARRARVRRILFPVAGLVLAMGMHALWNGSTTFGPLGFIAVYGLFMVPAFGLLTWLAIWSRQRELRTISGQLPAYAAAGWLSPAEPLALSSMRARSMARDFAARTYGRPAAATVGEYEAFATTLAFLRHRAQRGAAGPDFTAREQELLHHLWQRKAVASPALTYAARATGRVWAPPQYLDYGGYNPYRS, from the coding sequence GTGTCGAACGTGTCGAACGACGTCCCCGTCCCGGCCCGGGACACCGAGGAGCCGGCCTTCGCGGGCGTCCCGGACCGCGCCCATTGGCGCTACCGGCCTCGTCGCGCCTTCTGGCGCAGCAAGGTGGTCCGGGCCGTCGCCGTGATCACGCTGCTCGCGCTCTGCGCGCTGGTGATCCTCGCGCTGGTACGGGAGCAGACCGGCACCGAGGGCTTCCTCGTCGGACTGGGCCTTGCCGTCCTGCCCGTCCCGCTGCTGATGGCCGCGTTCCGCTGGCTCGACCGCGTCGAGCCGGGCCCCTGGCGGAATCTGATCTTCGCCTTCGCCTGGGGCGCCTTCGCCGCCGCGCTCGTCGCGATCCTCGCCAACTCCTTCGCGGTCCGCTGGATCGCGACCGCCACCGCCGACCCGGCTTCCGCCGACACCCTCGGCGCCACCGTCGTCGCGCCCGTCGTCGAGGAGAGCGCGAAGGCGGCGGCGGTTCTCCTGCTCTTCCTCTTCCGCAGACGGGACTTCACCGGCCTGGTCGACGGAGTCGTCGTCGCCGGTTTCACCGCCACCGGCTTCGCCTTCACCGAGAACATCCTCTACCTCGGCAACGCCTTCGGCGAGGACCAGGAGTTCGGCTCGTCCGGTCTCGGCTCCGTGACCGCCGGCACCTTCTTCGTACGCATCGTGATGTCGCCGTTCGCGCATCCGCTCTTCACCGTGCTCACCGGCCTCGGCTTCGGCTTCGCCGCGCTCGCCGCCCGCCGCGCGCGGGTCCGGCGGATCCTGTTCCCCGTGGCCGGACTCGTCCTCGCCATGGGCATGCACGCCCTGTGGAACGGCTCGACGACCTTCGGCCCGCTCGGCTTCATCGCCGTGTACGGGCTGTTCATGGTGCCCGCCTTCGGCCTGCTGACCTGGCTGGCGATATGGAGCCGGCAGCGGGAACTGCGCACGATATCCGGGCAGCTCCCGGCGTACGCGGCGGCCGGCTGGCTCTCGCCCGCCGAACCGCTCGCGCTCTCCTCGATGCGGGCCCGCTCGATGGCCCGCGACTTCGCCGCCCGCACGTACGGGCGGCCGGCCGCCGCGACGGTCGGGGAGTACGAGGCGTTCGCGACGACCCTGGCCTTTCTGCGCCACCGCGCCCAGCGCGGCGCGGCCGGCCCGGACTTCACCGCGCGCGAGCAGGAGCTGCTCCACCATCTCTGGCAGCGCAAGGCGGTCGCCTCGCCCGCGCTGACGTACGCGGCGCGGGCGACCGGCCGGGTGTGGGCGCCGCCGCAGTATCTGGACTACGGCGGCTACAACCCGTACCGCAGCTAG
- the trmB gene encoding tRNA (guanosine(46)-N7)-methyltransferase TrmB, with protein sequence MFAAGEGPLPDPAGSHHERRIRSFQPRRSRVTAGQAEAMLKRWPDWGLDIDGKRILDLNEMFGGLPVVLEIGFGMGEATAQMAAADAGTGILAVDVHTPGQGNLLGLADRNGLENVRVANGDAIILLREMLASDALDGCRVYFPDPWPKKRHHKRRLIQPEFLTLLATRMKPGAVLHCATDWEEYAEQMLEVLSAHPDFENTQADGGYAPRPAFRPLTRFEGQGLDKGHLVHDLLFHRK encoded by the coding sequence ATGTTCGCCGCCGGGGAAGGGCCCCTGCCCGATCCCGCCGGGTCGCACCACGAGCGGCGGATCCGCAGTTTCCAGCCGCGTCGCAGCCGCGTCACCGCCGGTCAGGCCGAGGCCATGCTCAAGCGGTGGCCCGACTGGGGCCTGGACATCGACGGCAAGCGGATCCTCGATCTGAACGAGATGTTCGGCGGTCTGCCCGTCGTCCTGGAGATCGGCTTCGGCATGGGCGAGGCCACGGCCCAGATGGCCGCCGCCGACGCCGGCACCGGCATCCTAGCCGTCGACGTACACACCCCCGGCCAGGGCAATCTCCTCGGTCTCGCCGACCGGAACGGCCTCGAGAACGTCCGGGTCGCCAACGGCGACGCGATCATCCTGCTCCGCGAGATGCTCGCCTCCGACGCCCTCGACGGCTGCCGCGTCTACTTCCCGGACCCCTGGCCCAAGAAGCGCCACCACAAGCGGCGCCTCATCCAGCCCGAGTTCCTCACCCTCCTCGCGACCCGGATGAAGCCCGGTGCCGTCCTGCACTGCGCCACGGACTGGGAGGAGTACGCCGAGCAGATGCTCGAGGTGCTCTCCGCGCACCCCGACTTCGAGAACACCCAGGCCGACGGCGGCTACGCGCCCCGCCCGGCCTTCCGCCCCCTCACCCGCTTCGAGGGGCAGGGTCTCGACAAGGGCCACCTCGTGCACGACCTGCTTTTCCACAGGAAGTAG
- the lhgO gene encoding L-2-hydroxyglutarate oxidase encodes MRDVDCDVLVIGGGIVGLSTAYALTRAAPGTRVTVLEKEPGPARHQTGRNSGVIHSGIYYRPGSLKARFAVAGAAEMVKFCAEYGLPYEVTGKLIVATGRDELPRLHALVQRGRENGIPVRELGPAQITAYEPRVRGLAAIHVGTTGICDYGAVAAQLAEASGARILYGSEVTAVDRRPWGVAVRTAAGTVVRGRALVNCAGLHCDRVARLAGDDPGMRIVPFRGEYYELADPSLVRGLVYPVPDPAFPFLGVHLTRGVDGGVHVGPNAVPALAREGYGWSVVRPGEVAGTLAWPGSWQIAREHWRYGAGELRRSLSKRAFTEAVRRLLPAVEEKGLRRAPAGVRAQAVLRDGTLVDDFLIREAPRTVHVLNAPSPAATASLPIGREVARRALALL; translated from the coding sequence GTGCGGGACGTGGACTGTGACGTGCTCGTGATCGGCGGCGGGATCGTCGGTCTGTCGACGGCGTACGCCCTGACACGCGCCGCGCCCGGCACCCGCGTCACGGTCCTGGAGAAGGAGCCAGGCCCGGCCCGCCACCAGACCGGGCGGAACAGCGGGGTGATCCACAGCGGGATCTACTACCGCCCGGGGTCCCTGAAGGCACGGTTCGCGGTCGCGGGCGCGGCCGAGATGGTCAAGTTCTGCGCCGAGTACGGCCTCCCGTACGAGGTCACGGGCAAGCTCATCGTCGCCACCGGGCGCGACGAGCTGCCCCGGCTCCACGCGCTCGTGCAGCGCGGCCGGGAGAACGGCATCCCGGTGCGGGAGCTGGGGCCCGCGCAGATCACCGCGTACGAGCCGAGGGTGCGGGGCCTGGCCGCGATCCACGTCGGCACGACCGGGATCTGCGACTACGGGGCGGTGGCGGCGCAGCTCGCCGAGGCCTCCGGGGCGCGGATCCTGTACGGCTCCGAGGTCACCGCGGTCGACCGGCGGCCGTGGGGTGTCGCCGTCCGCACGGCCGCCGGGACGGTGGTGCGGGGGCGGGCCCTGGTGAACTGCGCGGGGCTGCACTGCGACCGGGTCGCCCGGCTCGCGGGCGACGACCCGGGCATGCGGATCGTCCCGTTCCGCGGTGAGTACTACGAGCTGGCGGACCCTTCGCTGGTCCGCGGCCTGGTGTACCCGGTGCCGGACCCGGCCTTCCCCTTCCTGGGGGTCCATCTGACGCGGGGCGTCGACGGCGGCGTGCATGTCGGACCGAACGCGGTGCCGGCGCTGGCACGGGAGGGATACGGCTGGTCGGTCGTGCGGCCCGGCGAGGTGGCGGGGACGCTGGCCTGGCCGGGGTCGTGGCAGATCGCGCGGGAGCACTGGCGGTACGGAGCGGGTGAGCTGCGCCGGTCGCTGTCGAAGCGGGCCTTCACGGAGGCGGTGCGCAGGCTGCTGCCGGCGGTGGAGGAGAAGGGCCTGCGGCGGGCACCGGCGGGGGTGCGGGCGCAGGCGGTGCTGCGGGACGGGACGCTGGTGGACGACTTCCTGATCCGCGAGGCGCCGAGGACGGTGCACGTCCTGAACGCGCCGAGCCCGGCGGCGACGGCATCGCTCCCCATCGGCCGCGAGGTGGCCCGAAGGGCCCTGGCCCTGTTGTAG
- a CDS encoding Uma2 family endonuclease, which produces MPLPVPGDEFPDDVPDNEGASVQETFELFSALAPKGWRVELIEGEICVVPPANGQHEEIVSELSGQFRDHDKGLGRYTGIGLYLPGASDTIRVIPDLVIAPKGSFDDQQEWHAPDPVLLVGEVTSSSTAGRDRVQKIRGYARAGIPLYLLIDREAGEAVVCSEAEGDDYAHKDMYKLGAKVRLPYPLGFELDTAEF; this is translated from the coding sequence ATGCCGCTGCCGGTTCCGGGGGACGAGTTCCCCGACGACGTGCCCGACAATGAGGGCGCGAGTGTCCAGGAGACCTTCGAGCTGTTCAGTGCGCTGGCTCCCAAGGGCTGGCGCGTGGAGCTGATCGAAGGGGAGATCTGCGTGGTACCTCCGGCTAACGGGCAGCACGAGGAGATCGTGTCGGAACTCAGCGGACAGTTCCGGGACCACGACAAGGGCCTCGGCCGCTACACCGGCATCGGCCTGTACCTGCCAGGTGCCTCCGACACGATCCGTGTCATCCCCGACCTCGTCATCGCTCCCAAGGGCAGTTTCGACGACCAGCAGGAGTGGCACGCACCGGACCCCGTCCTCCTCGTCGGCGAGGTGACGTCCTCCTCCACCGCAGGCCGCGACCGTGTCCAGAAGATCCGCGGGTACGCCCGCGCCGGAATTCCCCTCTACCTGCTGATCGACCGTGAGGCCGGTGAGGCCGTCGTCTGCTCCGAGGCGGAGGGTGACGACTACGCGCACAAGGACATGTACAAGCTGGGGGCGAAGGTTCGACTTCCGTACCCCCTCGGCTTCGAGCTCGACACGGCGGAGTTCTGA
- a CDS encoding ATP-binding protein yields the protein MRYLILGVTQVLDLHGTPLPLGGARLRALLAALALRAGRPVPVTELVADVYGEEPPHDAPAALQALVGRLRRVLGKDAVGSTPGPGYRLHAGPDDIDLYVFERHVRDAGAHLAAGDPDTAAALLRTALALFRGPVLADLPDHARVRPEAQRLAALRQRVEADLRRGAVAGLVPELSELTDAYPYDEGFRAQLIRALRAEGRQADALAAYEDARRALADGLGSDPGAELAALHQELLRPPPPPQPRETGNIRPRLTSFVGREPELAALRADLTHSRLVTLTGPGGSGKTRLAEEAARRSGAWLVELAPLDDPDAVPGAVLSALRLRETHLITRDGQPLHDDPTGRLVEHLAPRSHPLLLVLDNCEHVIGAAAALAETLLTHCPDLRVLATSREPLGVPGETVRPVEPLPPGPAHRLFAERARAVRPGFRIEDDLPTVDEICRRLDGLPLAIELAAARLRLLTPRQIADRLDDRFLLLTSGSRTALPRQQTLRAVVDWSWDLLEPAERTLLRQVSVFTGGWDLAAAEALAPDAAHTLGALVDKSLVVAAPTDEGAMRYRLLETIHEYAAERAAETPVLLAAAEAAHTAHFTALAEEAEPKLRSGEQMPWIRRIETDLDNIRAALHRTVVTAPDEPAAHRLIFAMGWFWWLRNYRPEGLTWVDRTLLLGTDPDDPADPRHWPRMRLRMLQFFLVAESHTVSDFCDDPELAALVVRVRTAFSRNAGPESARFPGLLWPFTAYLTEEPAVVRAMLDDCVANCRRHGGEWEVGVSLMFRAHMVVDMPGGMPGIDEDLAELRALSRRVGDRWMRAQVASAAAEANMIRGRYEDAGEAYTEALELAREVGAHAEAPFLLARLAELEYRAGDMEAAEASLGEALAEAERYRVNDAGTFICFLHAAIAIHRGRIPEARAHLEEAGRLHLTTAPPHFEAALAGLDARIRAYEGGGAEAVAQAAEALRMAGEAQTSDFIAVHLAEGTAIALHLDGASLLAVRALAAADTWRAGVPRSVPELRETEALTARARAELGESGYAAAYASGAGLTLDEVVALAQAYARAPAGEGVGRG from the coding sequence GTGCGGTACCTCATCCTCGGCGTCACCCAGGTCCTCGATCTCCACGGCACCCCCCTTCCCCTCGGCGGCGCACGTCTGCGCGCGCTGCTCGCCGCGCTCGCGCTCCGGGCCGGACGCCCCGTCCCGGTCACCGAGCTCGTCGCCGACGTGTACGGCGAGGAGCCCCCGCACGACGCCCCCGCCGCCCTCCAGGCCCTCGTCGGGCGGCTGCGCCGCGTGCTCGGCAAGGACGCGGTCGGCTCGACGCCCGGCCCCGGGTACCGCCTCCACGCCGGACCGGACGACATCGACCTGTACGTCTTCGAGCGGCACGTCCGGGACGCAGGCGCCCACCTCGCCGCCGGCGACCCCGACACCGCCGCCGCCCTCCTCCGTACCGCCCTCGCCCTCTTCCGCGGCCCCGTCCTCGCCGATCTGCCCGACCACGCGCGCGTGCGCCCCGAGGCACAGCGGCTCGCCGCCCTGCGCCAGCGCGTCGAGGCGGACCTCAGGCGCGGCGCCGTCGCCGGACTCGTACCGGAGCTGTCCGAGCTGACCGACGCGTACCCGTACGACGAAGGCTTCCGCGCCCAACTCATCCGCGCCCTGCGGGCCGAGGGCCGCCAGGCCGACGCCCTCGCCGCCTACGAGGACGCCCGCCGCGCCCTCGCCGACGGCCTCGGCAGCGACCCGGGCGCCGAGCTCGCCGCACTCCACCAGGAGCTCCTCCGGCCGCCACCGCCCCCGCAGCCGCGGGAGACCGGCAACATCCGCCCCCGCCTCACCTCCTTCGTCGGCCGCGAACCCGAACTCGCCGCGCTCCGCGCCGACCTCACCCACTCCCGCCTCGTCACGCTCACCGGCCCCGGCGGCTCCGGCAAGACCCGCCTCGCCGAGGAGGCCGCCCGCCGCTCGGGCGCCTGGCTCGTCGAACTCGCCCCGCTCGACGACCCCGACGCCGTACCCGGCGCCGTCCTCTCCGCCCTCCGCCTGCGCGAGACCCACCTGATCACCCGGGACGGCCAGCCCCTCCACGACGACCCCACCGGGCGCCTCGTCGAGCACCTCGCCCCCCGCTCGCACCCCCTCCTCCTCGTCCTCGACAACTGCGAGCACGTCATCGGCGCGGCCGCCGCCCTCGCCGAGACCCTCCTCACCCACTGCCCCGACCTTCGCGTCCTCGCCACCAGCCGTGAACCGCTCGGCGTCCCCGGCGAGACCGTCCGCCCGGTCGAGCCGCTGCCGCCCGGCCCCGCCCACCGCCTCTTCGCCGAACGCGCCCGCGCCGTACGCCCCGGGTTCCGGATCGAGGACGACCTCCCCACCGTCGACGAGATCTGCCGCCGCCTCGACGGACTCCCGCTCGCCATCGAACTCGCCGCCGCCCGCCTCCGGCTCCTCACCCCGCGCCAGATCGCCGACCGCCTCGACGACCGGTTCCTTCTCCTCACCTCCGGCAGCCGGACGGCCCTGCCCCGCCAGCAGACCCTCCGCGCCGTCGTCGACTGGTCCTGGGACCTCCTCGAACCCGCCGAGCGCACCCTGCTGCGCCAGGTCTCCGTCTTCACCGGCGGCTGGGACCTCGCCGCCGCCGAGGCCCTCGCCCCGGACGCCGCCCACACCCTCGGCGCCCTGGTCGACAAGTCCCTGGTCGTCGCCGCCCCGACCGACGAGGGCGCGATGCGCTACCGGCTCCTGGAGACCATCCACGAGTACGCCGCCGAGCGCGCCGCCGAGACCCCCGTCCTCCTCGCCGCCGCCGAGGCCGCCCACACCGCCCACTTCACCGCCCTCGCCGAGGAGGCCGAGCCCAAGCTCCGCTCCGGCGAGCAGATGCCCTGGATCCGGCGGATCGAGACCGACCTCGACAACATCCGCGCCGCCCTCCACCGCACGGTCGTCACCGCCCCCGACGAGCCCGCGGCCCACCGGCTGATCTTCGCCATGGGCTGGTTCTGGTGGCTGCGCAACTACCGCCCCGAGGGCCTGACCTGGGTCGACCGCACGCTCCTCCTCGGCACGGACCCCGACGACCCGGCCGACCCGCGGCACTGGCCGCGCATGCGGCTGCGCATGCTGCAGTTCTTCCTCGTCGCCGAGAGCCACACGGTCAGCGACTTCTGCGACGACCCCGAACTCGCCGCACTGGTGGTCCGGGTGCGCACCGCCTTCAGCCGGAACGCCGGTCCGGAGTCGGCCCGTTTCCCGGGGCTCCTGTGGCCGTTCACCGCCTACCTCACCGAGGAGCCGGCGGTCGTCCGCGCGATGCTGGACGACTGTGTCGCCAACTGCCGCCGCCACGGCGGCGAGTGGGAGGTCGGCGTCAGCCTGATGTTCCGTGCCCACATGGTGGTCGACATGCCCGGCGGGATGCCCGGCATCGACGAGGACCTGGCCGAGCTGCGCGCGCTCTCCCGCCGGGTCGGCGACCGCTGGATGCGGGCGCAGGTGGCGAGCGCGGCGGCCGAGGCGAACATGATCCGCGGCCGGTACGAGGACGCGGGCGAGGCGTACACCGAGGCGCTCGAACTGGCCCGCGAGGTCGGCGCCCACGCCGAGGCGCCCTTCCTGCTCGCCCGCCTCGCCGAACTGGAGTACCGCGCGGGGGACATGGAGGCCGCCGAGGCGAGTCTCGGCGAGGCGCTGGCGGAGGCCGAGCGGTACCGCGTCAACGACGCCGGGACGTTCATCTGTTTCCTGCACGCCGCGATCGCGATCCACCGCGGCCGGATCCCGGAGGCCCGCGCTCACCTGGAGGAGGCGGGCCGGCTGCATCTCACCACCGCGCCCCCGCACTTCGAGGCGGCCCTGGCCGGGCTCGACGCCCGTATCAGGGCGTACGAGGGCGGGGGCGCCGAGGCCGTCGCGCAGGCGGCCGAGGCGCTGCGGATGGCGGGGGAGGCGCAGACCTCCGACTTCATCGCCGTGCACCTGGCGGAGGGCACGGCGATCGCGCTCCACCTCGACGGCGCGTCCCTGCTCGCCGTACGGGCCCTGGCGGCCGCGGACACCTGGCGGGCCGGGGTTCCGCGCTCGGTGCCGGAGCTCCGGGAGACGGAGGCCCTGACCGCTCGGGCGCGCGCGGAACTGGGCGAGTCCGGCTACGCCGCCGCGTACGCCTCCGGTGCCGGCCTCACCCTCGACGAGGTCGTCGCACTGGCGCAGGCGTACGCGCGAGCGCCCGCGGGCGAGGGCGTCGGGCGCGGCTGA